In Corynebacterium frankenforstense DSM 45800, the DNA window CCAGCGACGGCGGGCAGTCGATGAAGACGTAGTCGTACTCGCGCTCGCCGAGGACCCCGCCCTTGAGCTGGTCGTAGAGGCGGTACTCGCGGCGCACCATCGAGACCAGCTCGATCTCCGCGCCGGCCAGGTCGATGGTGGCGGGGATGCAGTGCAGGTTCGGGTGGTGCGGGCTGACCTGGACGGCCTCCTGCGCGGTGGCCTGCCCGATGAGCAGCTCGTAGCTGGAGGTGGTCCCGGCGCGGTGCTCGACACCGAGCGCGGTGGAGGCGTTGCCCTGGGGGTCGAGGTCGATGACCAGGACCTTCATCCCGCAGCTGGCCAGGCCGGCGGCCAGGTTGACCGCGGAGGTGGTCTTGCCCACCCCGCCCTTCTGGTTGGCCACGGTGATCAGCCGGGGGCGCTCCGGGCGCTCCAGGCGGGCGCGCTCCGGGATGGCGGCCTCGGGCGCGCTGTGCTCATCGGCCATGCTGGTGCATCTGCCCCTTTCCGTCTCGCTGCGATCGCGCCGCGGCGGACGCCTGGAGGGGAGTGCCCCTGCCCGGGCGCCGGCCGCGGATTACCCACCCCACTCTATCCGCTCGCGCCGGGTGCCCGAGAGGTGACTCCGGGCCCGCCGCTCACGGGCGGGTGGGGGACACCGGCCAGGCCTGCCGGGAGCCGGGGCGGGCGCCTGCGCGCCGCGGCTTCGGCGCGCGTCTGCGCCTCAGTGCACCCGGTCGGTGCCGCGGACGATGCG includes these proteins:
- a CDS encoding ParA family protein — its product is MADEHSAPEAAIPERARLERPERPRLITVANQKGGVGKTTSAVNLAAGLASCGMKVLVIDLDPQGNASTALGVEHRAGTTSSYELLIGQATAQEAVQVSPHHPNLHCIPATIDLAGAEIELVSMVRREYRLYDQLKGGVLGEREYDYVFIDCPPSLGLLTINAMTFVEEVLIPIQCEYYALEGVGQLLNNISMIREHLNPMLHISAILLTMYDARTKLAEQVAAEVREHFGDVTMRTVIPRSVRVSEAPGYGMPVLAYDPSSRGGMAYAAAAEEFAKRGDYTPGEGTGPIGVSPATAEQLKGNEE